The region TTTACGTACCAATCAGACAACCACATCATATATTCAATTCCAGACTTCATTGTAGTCGCTTTGAATTCTCCTTTTATACAATAAGATGCGAAAATATTTCCCATAGTTGAATCTTCCCATCCTGGTACAATAATCGGAAGATTTTTTTCAGCTGCGGCTAACATCCAGCTATCCTTTGGGTCAATTTCATAATACTGCTCCAACTCACCAGACAGAAGAATTTTATACATAAACTCATGTGGAAAATAACGCTCTCCCTTATCATTGGCACTTTTCCAGATATTATATATATGTTTCTGAAGCCTTCTGAATGCTTCTTCTTCAGGAATACAGGTATCTGTAACTCTGTTGTAATGATTTTCAAGCAAATCCCACTCATCCTGAGGACTTAAATCTCTGTAATGAGGCACTCTTTTATAAGAATTATGTGCAACGAGGTTCATGATATCTTCTTCCAGATTGGCTCCAGTGCAGGAAATTATCTGAACCTTATCATTTCTTATCATTTCTGCCAGAGATTTTCCTAATTCTGCTGTACTCATAGCACCAGCCAGAGTAATCATCATCTTCCCGCCTTCCAACA is a window of Sporocytophaga myxococcoides DSM 11118 DNA encoding:
- a CDS encoding deoxyhypusine synthase family protein, coding for MKGPISQFIEKHYLHFNSAALVDAAKGYETHLLEGGKMMITLAGAMSTAELGKSLAEMIRNDKVQIISCTGANLEEDIMNLVAHNSYKRVPHYRDLSPQDEWDLLENHYNRVTDTCIPEEEAFRRLQKHIYNIWKSANDKGERYFPHEFMYKILLSGELEQYYEIDPKDSWMLAAAEKNLPIIVPGWEDSTMGNIFASYCIKGEFKATTMKSGIEYMMWLSDWYVNNSSGKGVGFFQIGGGIAGDFPICVVPMLYQDMEMENIPFWSYFCQISDSTTSYGSYSGAVPNEKITWGKLDITTPKFIVESDATIVAPLIFAWILGW